The Tenacibaculum jejuense genome includes a window with the following:
- a CDS encoding carboxymuconolactone decarboxylase family protein: protein MSTRIETLNPETTTGKSKELFDAVQNKLGFIPNLIKVFGNSPATLQSYLSLGDLTASGNFSNKFREQLALAIAEENSCNYCLSAHTAIGKMNGLTDEQTEANRQGRSSDDKVAAGLQFAQSVTRNRGNVSSEELAAVKAAGYNDSDILEIVLNVVSNTLTNYVNHIAETEIDFPAVEAGKFTVNS from the coding sequence ATGAGTACAAGAATTGAAACATTAAACCCAGAAACAACAACAGGAAAATCAAAAGAATTATTTGATGCAGTTCAAAATAAATTAGGATTTATTCCAAATTTAATTAAAGTTTTTGGTAATTCACCAGCAACATTACAGAGTTATTTATCATTAGGAGATTTAACAGCTAGTGGAAACTTTTCAAATAAATTTAGAGAGCAATTAGCCTTAGCAATAGCAGAAGAAAATAGCTGTAACTACTGTTTATCTGCACACACTGCAATTGGAAAAATGAATGGTTTAACTGATGAGCAAACTGAAGCAAACAGACAAGGACGCTCTTCTGATGATAAAGTAGCAGCGGGATTACAATTTGCTCAAAGTGTAACTAGAAACAGAGGTAACGTAAGTTCTGAAGAATTAGCAGCAGTAAAAGCAGCAGGATATAACGATAGTGATATTCTAGAAATTGTTTTAAATGTAGTTTCTAATACATTAACAAACTATGTAAATCACATTGCAGAAACTGAGATTGATTTCCCAGCAGTAGAAGCAGGAAAATTTACAGTTAATTCATAA
- a CDS encoding glycosyltransferase: MDNYTNITACIVLYNENINDLENAVHSFLNISNFTKHLFLVDNSPQQNLPLELKNHPDITYVFNNKNLGFAKAQNLVLDKIKDSKYHLVLNPDVTFKPNIIQQLIETLKNKTNVAVITPKIQFPNGKHQYNVRKYPTFFDLIIRKLNIFKSRIHEQEYRNKDLNQPFYPEAIHGAFMLFKSEDFISLNGFDERYFLYMEDIDICKKIDLLEKKKYYDPSVQITHVLQKESSKKIKLFLWHLSSAFKYFVKW, encoded by the coding sequence TTCCTTTTTAAATATTTCTAATTTTACAAAACACCTTTTTTTAGTAGACAATTCACCTCAACAGAACTTACCTCTGGAACTAAAAAATCACCCCGATATTACTTATGTTTTTAACAATAAAAACTTAGGTTTTGCTAAGGCTCAAAATCTTGTGTTAGATAAAATAAAGGATTCTAAATATCATTTAGTTTTAAATCCAGATGTAACTTTTAAACCTAATATTATACAGCAACTAATTGAAACATTAAAAAACAAAACTAATGTAGCTGTAATTACTCCTAAAATTCAATTTCCAAACGGAAAACACCAATATAACGTTAGGAAGTATCCTACTTTTTTCGATTTAATAATTAGAAAACTAAATATTTTTAAGAGTAGAATTCATGAACAAGAATACAGAAATAAAGATTTGAATCAACCTTTTTATCCCGAAGCTATTCATGGCGCTTTCATGTTATTTAAATCTGAAGACTTCATTAGTTTAAATGGTTTTGACGAACGTTATTTCTTGTATATGGAAGATATAGATATCTGTAAAAAAATAGACCTCTTAGAAAAAAAGAAATACTACGATCCAAGTGTTCAAATCACTCATGTTTTACAAAAAGAATCCTCTAAAAAAATTAAATTATTTCTTTGGCATTTATCTTCTGCTTTTAAGTATTTCGTAAAGTGGTAA
- a CDS encoding helix-turn-helix domain-containing protein has translation MAIQDIKTYTFQDVFSLQLVDFEKACVVNEPTQINEYKIFWIKEGKGTYNIDFKSYSFDGTVLFFLSPGQVFTVDSERIKEAYQLSFTRDFYCIQTHDTEIACNGVLFNNVYETPFVTPSERDIKKLNFILDNLVEEFELAETAQYDMLQSFLKQFIIYSVRMKKEHSTVKDDTETKLFKDFSLLVEQNFRKLHSVTDYANRLGISPKSLTKHFQKIGAETPSDFIKNRIVTEAKRQLLYSSEAVKHIAFDLGFNDPAYFSRFFTKATGNSPAQFKKTQKV, from the coding sequence ATGGCAATTCAAGATATTAAAACCTATACTTTTCAGGATGTTTTTTCATTACAGCTTGTAGATTTTGAAAAAGCTTGCGTTGTAAATGAACCAACACAAATAAATGAATATAAAATCTTTTGGATCAAAGAAGGTAAAGGAACTTATAATATAGATTTTAAAAGTTATTCTTTTGACGGAACAGTTTTGTTTTTCTTGTCTCCTGGTCAGGTATTTACTGTTGATTCTGAAAGAATAAAAGAAGCATATCAATTGAGTTTTACTAGAGATTTTTATTGTATACAAACTCATGATACGGAAATAGCATGTAATGGTGTTTTATTTAATAATGTCTATGAAACTCCATTTGTAACACCTTCAGAAAGGGATATAAAAAAACTTAATTTTATTCTAGATAATTTAGTAGAAGAGTTTGAATTAGCAGAAACAGCGCAATATGACATGTTACAATCTTTTTTAAAACAGTTCATCATTTATTCTGTTCGAATGAAAAAAGAACATTCTACAGTTAAAGATGATACAGAGACTAAATTATTTAAAGACTTTAGTTTACTTGTAGAACAAAATTTTAGAAAGCTTCACAGTGTAACCGACTACGCAAATCGTTTAGGAATTTCTCCAAAGTCATTAACCAAACATTTTCAAAAAATAGGAGCAGAAACCCCAAGTGATTTTATTAAAAATAGAATTGTTACTGAAGCAAAGCGACAATTACTCTATTCTTCTGAAGCTGTAAAGCATATCGCTTTCGATTTAGGATTTAATGATCCAGCTTATTTTTCTCGCTTTTTTACTAAAGCTACCGGAAATTCTCCTGCACAATTTAAAAAAACACAAAAAGTATAG
- the purD gene encoding phosphoribosylamine--glycine ligase codes for MNILVLGSGGREHAFTYKLSQSKKVNQVFVAPGNAGTDKIAKNLSINPTDFNAVKTAVLEHEINMVVVGPEAPLVEGVHDFFLADDQLKNIPVIGPKKDGALLEGSKDFSKQFMEKHNIPTAKYQSFTQDSLEDGYAFLETLNPPFVLKADGLAAGKGVLILDHIEEAKTELKEMLTNQKFGDASATVVIEEFLKGIELSVFVLTDGKSYKVLPSAKDYKRIGEGDTGLNTGGMGAISPVPFADTDFLTKVEDRIIKPTVDGLQKEGIDYRGFIFIGLMNVAGDPFVIEYNVRMGDPETEVVLPRINSDLFDLFEGVANQNLHEKTYEVTSQTATTVMLVSGGYPEAYEKGKAISGFEGIEDSIVFHAGTKITDTKVVTNGGRVMAITSFGDTIKDALAKSYKNIDKISFEKMNYRKDIGFDL; via the coding sequence ATGAATATTTTAGTTTTAGGTTCCGGAGGTAGAGAACATGCATTCACTTACAAACTATCTCAAAGTAAAAAAGTTAACCAAGTTTTTGTAGCTCCTGGAAATGCAGGAACAGATAAAATTGCTAAAAATTTAAGTATTAATCCAACAGATTTTAATGCCGTTAAAACAGCTGTTTTAGAACATGAAATTAACATGGTTGTTGTGGGTCCAGAAGCTCCTTTAGTTGAAGGAGTTCATGATTTCTTTTTAGCAGACGATCAACTAAAAAACATTCCTGTAATCGGACCTAAAAAAGATGGTGCTTTGCTAGAAGGAAGTAAAGATTTCTCTAAACAATTTATGGAGAAACACAATATTCCTACTGCAAAATATCAGTCATTTACTCAAGATTCTTTAGAAGACGGATATGCTTTTTTAGAAACCTTAAATCCTCCTTTTGTTTTAAAAGCTGATGGTTTAGCTGCTGGAAAAGGAGTTCTAATTTTAGATCATATTGAAGAAGCTAAAACTGAGTTAAAAGAAATGTTAACCAATCAAAAATTTGGAGATGCTTCTGCTACAGTAGTTATCGAAGAATTCTTGAAAGGAATTGAACTTTCTGTTTTTGTACTTACCGATGGAAAAAGCTATAAAGTTTTACCTTCTGCTAAAGACTATAAAAGAATTGGTGAAGGAGACACCGGATTAAATACTGGTGGAATGGGAGCAATTTCACCTGTACCTTTTGCTGATACTGATTTTCTTACTAAAGTTGAAGATCGAATTATAAAACCAACTGTTGATGGTTTACAAAAAGAAGGAATCGATTATAGAGGATTTATCTTTATTGGTTTAATGAATGTAGCTGGAGATCCTTTTGTTATTGAATACAATGTAAGAATGGGTGATCCTGAAACTGAAGTGGTTTTGCCTAGAATCAATTCTGACTTATTTGATTTATTTGAAGGAGTTGCCAACCAAAATTTACATGAGAAAACTTATGAAGTAACTTCACAAACTGCGACTACAGTAATGTTAGTTTCTGGTGGATATCCTGAAGCATACGAAAAAGGAAAAGCAATTTCTGGTTTCGAAGGAATTGAAGATTCTATTGTTTTTCATGCTGGAACTAAAATAACCGATACTAAGGTAGTAACAAACGGTGGAAGAGTTATGGCAATAACATCTTTTGGTGATACTATTAAAGACGCTTTAGCTAAGTCTTATAAAAATATCGACAAGATTTCATTTGAGAAAATGAACTACAGAAAAGATATTGGATTCGATTTATAA
- a CDS encoding ribose-phosphate pyrophosphokinase, translating into MSYSQLTPKLFACRQSMELAKKIAKEYGEELGNVKITPFSDGEFQPAFEESVRGRRVFIIGSTFPTADNLMEMLLMLDAAKRASARHITAVMPYFGWARQDRKDKPRVAIGAKLVANLLQAAGATRIMTMDLHADQIQGFFEKPVDHLYASTIFMQYIESLQLENVTIASPDMGGSKRAYAYSKYLASDVVICYKQRKKANVIEHMELIGEVEGKNVILVDDMIDTGGTLTRAADLMVERGAKSVRAICTHPILSGDAYEKIQNSKLTELIVSDTIPLKKDISKIKVVSCAPLFADVMHKVQENTSISDKFLM; encoded by the coding sequence ATGTCTTATAGTCAACTTACTCCTAAATTGTTTGCATGCAGACAAAGTATGGAGCTAGCAAAAAAAATAGCAAAAGAATATGGCGAAGAGCTAGGTAATGTTAAAATTACACCTTTTAGCGATGGTGAATTTCAACCTGCTTTTGAAGAATCAGTAAGAGGAAGAAGGGTTTTTATTATTGGATCTACTTTCCCTACTGCTGATAATTTAATGGAAATGCTGTTAATGTTAGATGCTGCTAAACGTGCATCTGCAAGACATATTACTGCTGTTATGCCTTACTTCGGATGGGCAAGACAAGATAGAAAAGATAAGCCTAGAGTAGCAATCGGTGCGAAATTAGTTGCTAATCTTTTACAAGCTGCTGGAGCAACTCGTATTATGACAATGGATTTACACGCAGATCAAATCCAAGGCTTTTTCGAAAAACCAGTAGACCACCTATATGCTTCTACAATTTTTATGCAGTACATTGAAAGTTTACAACTTGAAAATGTAACTATAGCGTCTCCAGATATGGGAGGTTCTAAAAGAGCATATGCATATTCTAAATACTTAGCAAGTGATGTTGTAATTTGTTACAAACAAAGAAAAAAAGCTAATGTTATTGAGCATATGGAGTTAATTGGTGAAGTAGAAGGTAAAAATGTAATTCTAGTTGATGATATGATCGATACTGGAGGAACTTTAACTAGAGCTGCTGATTTAATGGTAGAAAGAGGTGCAAAATCTGTAAGAGCAATTTGTACACATCCAATACTTTCTGGTGATGCTTATGAGAAAATTCAGAACTCTAAATTAACAGAGTTAATTGTCTCAGATACAATTCCTTTAAAAAAGGATATTTCTAAAATAAAAGTTGTATCTTGCGCGCCCTTATTCGCTGATGTTATGCACAAAGTGCAAGAAAATACATCAATAAGCGATAAGTTTTTAATGTAA
- a CDS encoding ankyrin repeat domain-containing protein codes for MKKIILTIALAFCALSTTTVNATELTDYENITVLAYDDVTTFCKLIKEGNYKAVEAMINSGEDINKKSTGLTPLMFAARYNKAKIAKLLIDNGAKLKARSNRGLTALKWAKLAKANETMKVIENAMKK; via the coding sequence ATGAAAAAAATCATTTTAACCATCGCCTTAGCCTTTTGTGCTCTTTCAACGACTACTGTTAATGCAACAGAATTAACAGATTATGAGAATATTACTGTTTTAGCTTATGACGACGTAACTACTTTTTGTAAGTTAATTAAAGAAGGGAATTACAAAGCAGTAGAAGCTATGATAAATAGTGGAGAAGACATTAATAAAAAGTCTACAGGATTAACTCCATTAATGTTTGCAGCTCGTTATAACAAAGCAAAAATTGCAAAATTATTAATTGATAATGGAGCTAAATTGAAAGCAAGATCGAATAGGGGATTAACAGCCTTAAAATGGGCAAAATTAGCGAAAGCTAATGAGACCATGAAAGTTATTGAAAATGCAATGAAGAAATAA
- a CDS encoding 50S ribosomal protein L25/general stress protein Ctc → MQSITINGSQRESVGKKATKALRNAGKVPCVLYGGDKPVHFSAEEKAFKSLVYTPNVYTASIEVDGNTYAAVLQDIQFHPVTDKILHIDFYQLFEDKPVTMEIPVKLVGNSKGVMIGGALRHNMRKVKVKALPANLPDFIEADITELEIGNKLYITELASENFTFLHPDNTVVAQVRMSRNAAKAAAEAEG, encoded by the coding sequence ATGCAATCGATTACAATCAACGGATCTCAAAGAGAAAGCGTAGGTAAAAAAGCAACTAAAGCCCTACGTAATGCTGGAAAGGTTCCTTGCGTATTATACGGAGGAGATAAGCCTGTTCACTTTTCAGCTGAAGAAAAAGCGTTCAAAAGTTTAGTATACACTCCAAACGTATATACTGCTTCGATTGAAGTGGACGGTAACACTTACGCTGCTGTTTTACAAGACATTCAGTTTCACCCTGTAACTGACAAAATCTTACACATTGATTTCTATCAATTATTTGAAGATAAGCCAGTAACTATGGAAATTCCTGTTAAATTAGTAGGTAATTCTAAAGGGGTTATGATTGGTGGTGCTTTACGTCACAATATGCGTAAAGTAAAAGTTAAAGCTCTGCCAGCTAACTTACCAGATTTTATTGAAGCTGATATTACTGAGTTAGAAATTGGTAATAAACTTTATATTACTGAATTAGCAAGTGAGAACTTTACTTTCTTACACCCAGATAATACTGTGGTTGCTCAAGTACGTATGTCTCGTAATGCTGCTAAAGCTGCTGCTGAAGCTGAAGGATAA
- a CDS encoding OmpA family protein, with the protein MGRKSFYLLGILLTIIIGTYFSYILCCNSESQDENTTSSEIVATKKVYKEPTLYPFLAKDAISNLSFSSNDNFNFEASNLNFLKPISTNLETEIDKLKDYLTTNDSKSLSITGYYTQDEENKSAYPNLGLARANSIKNFLSSKGVSSKIMNTFGELKQDMIADSLQVYHGPLAFSISELKDNSEEMDKLATYIKEHAIELHFKSGQSEISLNSEERQEIADIAKYLDKVDGATCIITGHTDNTGDVTKNVILGQNRANSVKEYLVKNAAIPANKIIATSKGQSEPIADNSTPEGRAKNRRTIITIK; encoded by the coding sequence ATGGGTAGAAAATCATTTTATCTCCTAGGTATTTTACTTACCATTATTATTGGAACTTACTTTAGTTATATTTTATGCTGCAATTCCGAAAGCCAAGATGAAAACACAACATCAAGTGAAATTGTAGCTACCAAAAAAGTATATAAAGAACCTACTTTATATCCGTTCTTAGCTAAAGATGCTATTAGCAACTTATCATTTTCGTCAAATGATAATTTCAATTTTGAAGCTTCAAACCTCAACTTTTTAAAACCAATTTCTACTAATTTAGAAACTGAGATTGATAAATTAAAAGACTATTTAACTACAAATGATAGTAAATCTTTATCAATAACCGGATATTATACTCAAGATGAGGAAAACAAATCTGCCTACCCTAATTTAGGTTTAGCGAGAGCAAACTCAATTAAGAACTTCTTAAGCTCCAAAGGTGTTTCATCTAAAATAATGAACACTTTTGGCGAATTGAAACAAGATATGATTGCTGACTCGTTGCAAGTTTATCACGGTCCACTTGCTTTTTCTATTTCAGAATTAAAAGATAACTCTGAAGAAATGGATAAACTAGCTACATACATTAAAGAACATGCCATTGAATTACATTTTAAATCTGGACAATCTGAGATCAGCTTAAATTCAGAAGAAAGACAAGAAATTGCTGACATTGCAAAATATTTAGATAAAGTAGATGGAGCTACATGTATTATCACTGGGCATACCGATAATACTGGAGATGTGACTAAAAATGTGATTTTGGGTCAAAATAGAGCAAATTCAGTTAAAGAGTACCTTGTTAAAAATGCTGCTATTCCAGCGAATAAAATTATTGCAACCTCAAAAGGACAGTCAGAACCTATAGCAGATAATAGTACTCCAGAAGGAAGAGCAAAAAACAGAAGAACAATAATAACAATTAAATAA
- a CDS encoding cupredoxin domain-containing protein, translated as MKKVIAILVVVLGAVMNVNAQEVKTVSLEQTKGEFTQKSVTLAEGTYIFEIANSNVGKDVGFVLAPKGKTDQANHIKEAYVTSLAKNNTKSTSKKVTLKKGEYVYFCPLNPTPQYTLIVK; from the coding sequence ATGAAAAAAGTAATAGCAATTTTAGTAGTAGTATTAGGTGCAGTAATGAATGTTAATGCACAAGAAGTAAAGACTGTATCTTTGGAGCAAACTAAAGGTGAGTTTACTCAAAAATCAGTAACATTAGCAGAAGGAACTTATATCTTCGAAATCGCTAATAGTAATGTTGGTAAAGATGTTGGTTTTGTTTTAGCTCCAAAAGGAAAGACAGATCAAGCAAACCACATTAAAGAAGCTTATGTTACTTCATTAGCTAAAAATAACACAAAGTCTACTTCTAAAAAAGTAACACTAAAAAAAGGAGAATACGTATATTTTTGTCCTTTAAACCCAACACCACAATATACATTGATTGTAAAATAG
- a CDS encoding DUF2589 domain-containing protein, giving the protein MPNLVPELNSLDFNVYIGGPLQAAIQAQTEASMATVDFIERVGFEKDVDPAKPDNLRYVDFKYKKSTANPHFGKTAIELSDEGLPADTDTDNQFLESNVAIKVPFLTMLTIPSLRIDEVNVDFNARLSSVETRSIDTKFALDAKLGLKFKFIKFKASASYRRNTTQGTKVDKTYNLGVRVRAVNEELPEGLNRILGMLEDSIATIA; this is encoded by the coding sequence ATGCCAAATTTAGTACCAGAATTAAACAGTTTAGATTTCAACGTGTATATCGGAGGTCCGTTACAAGCGGCAATCCAAGCCCAAACAGAAGCTTCTATGGCTACTGTAGATTTCATTGAAAGAGTAGGGTTTGAAAAAGATGTTGATCCAGCAAAGCCAGATAACTTACGTTATGTAGATTTTAAATATAAGAAATCTACAGCTAATCCACATTTTGGAAAAACTGCTATCGAACTTTCTGATGAAGGTTTACCAGCCGACACAGATACTGATAATCAGTTTTTAGAAAGTAACGTGGCAATAAAGGTTCCGTTTTTAACAATGTTAACAATCCCATCTTTACGTATAGATGAAGTAAATGTTGACTTTAATGCACGTTTAAGTTCTGTTGAAACTAGAAGTATCGATACAAAGTTTGCTTTAGATGCTAAACTAGGTTTAAAGTTCAAGTTCATCAAATTTAAAGCTTCTGCTTCTTACAGAAGAAATACAACTCAAGGAACTAAAGTTGATAAAACATACAACTTAGGTGTTAGAGTTAGAGCTGTAAACGAAGAATTACCAGAAGGATTAAATAGAATTTTAGGCATGTTAGAAGATAGTATTGCTACTATAGCTTAG
- a CDS encoding TIGR02594 family protein, producing the protein MNKLISVALSQYGVKEVKGAKDHPQILNYFKTMGFDITNYNDETAWCSAFANWVAKEAGYEKSNKLNARSWLSVGTSTSTPKQGDVVVLWRENPTSWKGHVGFLIKQSKRYVYLLGGNQGNSVSIKAYPKNRILDYRVLQKTA; encoded by the coding sequence ATGAATAAATTAATATCAGTGGCGTTATCGCAATATGGAGTTAAAGAAGTAAAAGGGGCAAAAGATCATCCTCAAATACTGAATTATTTTAAAACTATGGGTTTCGATATAACAAACTATAATGATGAAACAGCATGGTGTAGTGCTTTTGCTAATTGGGTAGCAAAAGAAGCTGGATATGAAAAATCAAACAAACTGAATGCAAGAAGTTGGTTGTCTGTAGGAACATCTACAAGTACACCAAAACAAGGAGATGTCGTTGTATTATGGCGAGAAAACCCAACGAGTTGGAAAGGTCACGTAGGTTTTTTAATTAAACAATCGAAACGTTATGTGTATTTACTTGGTGGTAATCAAGGGAATAGTGTAAGTATAAAAGCATATCCAAAAAATAGAATTTTAGATTATCGTGTTTTACAAAAAACCGCATAA